From the Phragmitibacter flavus genome, the window CGGATTTTGCGATCTCGTTCGCGGTGTTGACGGTGTTGTTTGCGCTGATCTTTAAGCTGCTGCCGGATACGCGGATCGCGTGGAAGGATGTGTGGTTGGGATCGATGATCACCGCGGGGCTGTTTTTGATGGGGAAATATTTTATCGGGTATTACCTGGGTCAGAGCGCGGTGGCGTCGGCTTATGGGGCGGCGGGATCGTTCATCGCGGTGATCTTGTGGATCTATTACAGCGCGTTGATTTTCTATTTTGGGGCGGAGATCACCCATTCGTATGCGACCGTGGTGGGCTCGCGCAAGGATGCGGGGATGCCGAAGACTTTGCCGGATGCGAGAATGGCAGCGGCGCGAAAGACGTTGAAGGATAAGCTGAAGGATCGCGATGAATGATGTGATGTTTGTGGTTGCGCTGGGTGGTGGTTCCGCGCACATCGTGAAGGATGATTGCTCAACTTCGTGGCACGATTGTGGAAGCTTTGCCGAACCAGATTTTGCTGGATGTGCATGGGGTGGGTTATTTGTGTCTGGTGCCGTTGAGCACGTATGACAAGCTGGCGGGAAAGGTGGGCGAGGTGAAGTTGCTGACGCACTATCATGTGACGGAGCGGGATCATTCGTTGTATGGATTTGCGAGCGGTGAGGAGCGGGATTTGTTTCGATTGTTGATCGACCGGGTGAGCGGGATTGGTCCAAAGATGGGACTCGCGGTGCTGAGCGGGATGAGCGTGGCGGACTTCAAGGACAACGTGATTCGCAACGATGTGACGGCGCTGTCGCGGATCAGTGGTGTGGGCAAAAAGACGGCGGAGCGGATCGTTTTGGAGTTGAAGGACAAGGTGGGCATTGTGAGCACCTGGCAGGAAGCGAGCGGGGCCGGGGCTTTGTCGATGGGACCGGAACAGGAGGCGCAGACGGATGCGGTGCTGGCGCTGATCTCGTTGGGTTACAAGCAGGCGGAGGCGCAGAAGGCGGTGATGGCATTGGTGAAGAAGGCAGGGGATGGGTCGGCAGAGCTGACCTCGGACCGGCTGGTGCGCGATGTGTTGCGCGGGGTTTAGCGTTGTGTGGGCAGTTTTTGCTGGAGGGTTGCGTCGGGCGGGGCGTTCCGGTTAAGGTGGATGGATGATGAACCGCACGGCGTTGCGACAGCCTATTTTAGAGCAGGTGCCTCCGACGCCGCAGGCTTCGTTTTTGTGCGAGGTGGTGAAAGGAACGGGCTATGGGGCGTTGTGGCATTTTCACCCGGAGCATCAGATCACGCTGGTATTGAAGAGCAAGGGCTACCGGATTGTGGGGGACAGCATGGAGAGGTTGAAGCCGGGGGATCTGGTGCTGGTGGGGTCGAATCTGCCGCATGTGTGGCATCAGGATGAAACGGCACCCAAATCGGACGATGCGGTGCATGCCATTGTGATCCGCTTTTTGGATAACTTCATGGGCGCGGACTTCATGCAGCGACCAGAGCTCGAGGCGGTGCGCGGTTTGCTTCGCAAGGCAGGCCGGGGGTTGAGGGTGACGGGGCAGACGCGAGTGGAAGCGGAGGCGAGGCTGCTGAAACTGGTGGAGTGCGAGGGTCTGGCGCGGTTGATTGAGTTGCTGGGGGTGTTGGAGCTACTCGCGCATTCGTGTGACTTGACGCCGCTGTCGAGTCCGACTTATCAGGCCACCAGTGTGCAGGTGGGCACGCAGGGTCGGATGCACCGGGTGTTGCAGTATATCCATGCAAATTTGTCGGAGGAGATTGATCGCGACGAGGTGGCGCGTCGGGCGAATTTGAGCGAAGGGGCGTTCAGTCGATTTTTCAAGGCTCGCACGGGTCGGACCTTGCCGCAGTATGTGAATGAGCTGCGCATTGGTCGGGCCTGTTTGCTGCTGGCGGAGACGGATCGCAAGGTGGTGGAGGTCGCGGCGGAATGCGGGTTTGAAAACCTGGCGAATTTCAACCGGCAGTTTTTGAAAACGACGCATAAAACTCCGCGCGACTGGCGGCGCGAGTTTCAGCAGAGTTCGGGGATGTGAGGAAGTGGGAGGTCGGCTGAGGTTTGTCGGCCAATGTTCGTTCAAGCCGTTGCGGGAAGTTTTTGCTTGAGGATGGCCATGGTTTTCTGCTGGCGATCAAGGACGACTTCGCGGGCTTTGAGGGCTTTGGCTTTCGAGCCTTCAGGGTCTTTGGCCATGGCGAGAACGGCAGGGGCGATGCCGGGAAGTTCGTCCTCGTTGTCGAGGGTGAAAAGCCAGTCGCCGAGACCGATGTCGCGCCACATGAAACCCTTGCTGGTCTGTTCCTCCCAGCGGCAGACGATGGCGGGAATGCCGTTGCCGATGCACATGATGGGACTGTGCATCTCGTTGCCAAACAATCCGGCGCTGCGCACGTAAGTGCTGAGGGCTTCGTCGGTGAGCCAGTAGTTTTCGCGCAGGACGACCTTCTTTTTCACGTCGTCGGGAAGCGGCTGGTAAAGCATTTCTTTGCCGATGGCCATCTGGGTTTGATCCTCGGGACAGATGAGGATTTTAAGATCGGTTTCGCGGGTGACGGCGATGATGGCGGCACGCAGTTGGGCGTGATCGTGTTCCTTCATGGCCTCGTTGCGGTCGTGTTTTTCCTGATTGAAGACCGTTCCTTTTTTGATCAGCCAATACGGCGTGTTGCGCAGGCGCGGGATGACGCAGAGAAACTTGCCAGGTTCAAGGGCGTTGGTTTTGAGGAAGGTTTCGGCGGCTGCGTCATTGCGCAGGTCCACGGCAAAAGCACCGTCGGGTCCGAATTCCATGATGGGACAGGTGATACCGGCGTCTTTGACTTTTTGCAGCGAAACGGTGTCGCGGAAAAAGGTGAACTGGGCGTCGTTAAAAAGCTCGCGCAGGGTGAATTGTTTGCCGGGATTGTGCAGGACGTTTTGTGGCTCGTCGCTGACGGTTCCGGTGGTGATGCCGTAGATGCCATAGGGTTTGCCGGTCTCGGCGCGCCAGCGTGCGACATCGCGATAGGCCACCAATGAGGGGCCGGAGCCGTGCAGGAGGAAGTCGCATTCTTCGAAGGCTGCTTTGATCGCTTCCTGGCTGCGTTCCATGATGACCACATTGGGGAAGCGCGCTTTCAGCATCGCTTCAACGCCATCGGCAACGCTGCTGGGCCAAAGTCGAACTTCAGCATCGGGGAGGTGTTTTTCGAGCAAGGCCAGCACACCCGGCGTGTGGGCGATGTCGCCGATGTTGACGGTTTGCCATGAGGAGCGCAGAACGAT encodes:
- a CDS encoding polysaccharide pyruvyl transferase family protein; its protein translation is MSIDFPLHPTRRQFLQNSFAVALAGIPAIAAAQAQGRKPRIVLRSSWQTVNIGDIAHTPGVLALLEKHLPDAEVRLWPSSVADGVEAMLKARFPNVVIMERSQEAIKAAFEECDFLLHGSGPSLVAYRDVARWRAETGKPYGIYGITTGTVSDEPQNVLHNPGKQFTLRELFNDAQFTFFRDTVSLQKVKDAGITCPIMEFGPDGAFAVDLRNDAAAETFLKTNALEPGKFLCVIPRLRNTPYWLIKKGTVFNQEKHDRNEAMKEHDHAQLRAAIIAVTRETDLKILICPEDQTQMAIGKEMLYQPLPDDVKKKVVLRENYWLTDEALSTYVRSAGLFGNEMHSPIMCIGNGIPAIVCRWEEQTSKGFMWRDIGLGDWLFTLDNEDELPGIAPAVLAMAKDPEGSKAKALKAREVVLDRQQKTMAILKQKLPATA
- a CDS encoding helix-turn-helix domain-containing protein, which produces MMNRTALRQPILEQVPPTPQASFLCEVVKGTGYGALWHFHPEHQITLVLKSKGYRIVGDSMERLKPGDLVLVGSNLPHVWHQDETAPKSDDAVHAIVIRFLDNFMGADFMQRPELEAVRGLLRKAGRGLRVTGQTRVEAEARLLKLVECEGLARLIELLGVLELLAHSCDLTPLSSPTYQATSVQVGTQGRMHRVLQYIHANLSEEIDRDEVARRANLSEGAFSRFFKARTGRTLPQYVNELRIGRACLLLAETDRKVVEVAAECGFENLANFNRQFLKTTHKTPRDWRREFQQSSGM
- the ruvA gene encoding Holliday junction branch migration protein RuvA; translated protein: MIAQLRGTIVEALPNQILLDVHGVGYLCLVPLSTYDKLAGKVGEVKLLTHYHVTERDHSLYGFASGEERDLFRLLIDRVSGIGPKMGLAVLSGMSVADFKDNVIRNDVTALSRISGVGKKTAERIVLELKDKVGIVSTWQEASGAGALSMGPEQEAQTDAVLALISLGYKQAEAQKAVMALVKKAGDGSAELTSDRLVRDVLRGV